A genomic region of Catalinimonas niigatensis contains the following coding sequences:
- a CDS encoding DUF6807 domain-containing protein, protein MKPILLFSLAILLLAACQLIEQDSPAEVNPSTEVRSEGVSLQHYEAEQVVQVFVDGQPFTAYRYDPAIKKPVLFPIHAANGTAVTRGYPLEPQAGEQADHLHHVGHWLNHGVVNQVDFWASTAETQSTADKVYGAIVHRNFETLEEGDKGELAYVADWISDEEDSLLVENTRFIFSGEDNFRTIDRITILTAKEEPVTFEDSKEGMMAVRVARFMEQPYDQPQEIIGENGRITQEEIIDNTAVNGLFYSSEGLEGDAVWGSRDKWVMMASDQDSMYYSITIMDHPDNVNYPTHWMARGYGLFAANPLGSAAYTEGREQLNFQLAPTESVTFTYRILIHQGDKLNTAELNQIYEEFRQTSF, encoded by the coding sequence ATGAAACCTATACTTTTATTCTCACTAGCCATCCTCCTGCTTGCTGCTTGTCAGCTCATTGAGCAGGATTCTCCTGCTGAAGTAAATCCTTCTACCGAGGTGCGTTCAGAAGGTGTAAGCCTGCAACATTATGAAGCAGAGCAAGTGGTTCAGGTATTTGTAGATGGTCAGCCATTTACTGCTTATCGCTATGACCCTGCGATCAAAAAGCCAGTGCTTTTTCCTATACATGCAGCCAACGGTACAGCCGTCACCAGAGGCTATCCTCTGGAACCTCAGGCAGGTGAGCAGGCAGACCATTTGCACCATGTCGGCCATTGGCTCAACCATGGGGTGGTCAATCAGGTAGATTTCTGGGCGAGCACTGCTGAAACCCAAAGTACTGCTGATAAAGTATATGGAGCAATTGTACATCGTAATTTTGAGACCCTGGAGGAGGGGGATAAGGGAGAACTGGCTTATGTTGCGGATTGGATCAGCGATGAAGAGGACTCCCTATTGGTAGAAAACACCCGTTTTATCTTTTCCGGTGAGGATAATTTTCGTACGATAGATAGAATCACCATCCTCACAGCGAAAGAGGAGCCGGTGACCTTTGAAGATTCCAAAGAAGGGATGATGGCGGTACGCGTGGCTCGCTTTATGGAGCAGCCTTACGATCAGCCTCAGGAAATCATAGGTGAAAATGGACGAATTACCCAAGAAGAAATAATAGACAATACAGCAGTAAACGGCCTTTTCTATAGCAGTGAGGGACTGGAAGGGGATGCAGTCTGGGGTAGCAGAGACAAATGGGTGATGATGGCTTCTGATCAGGACAGTATGTATTATTCCATTACCATCATGGACCATCCCGACAATGTAAATTATCCCACCCATTGGATGGCCAGAGGCTATGGATTGTTTGCTGCCAATCCTCTGGGAAGTGCAGCCTATACTGAAGGCAGAGAACAACTGAACTTTCAGTTAGCACCCACTGAATCAGTTACTTTCACCTACCGCATACTAATCCATCAGGGAGATAAACTCAATACTGCGGAACTGAATCAGATTTATGAAGAGTTTAGACAAACTAGCTTCTAA
- a CDS encoding 3-keto-disaccharide hydrolase: protein MKLQNLFSLTIMAAVLWSCGGNEQQTAESETSSAEAVTAVNTESDGDNTLTDEEKQQGWELLFDGNSTDQWRGAHQDAFPEKGWHVEDGMLVVEEASGEESGNGGDIVTQDEYTDFEFSLDFKITEGANSGIKYYVTEQYNSGKSAIGLEYQVLDDEKHPDAKLGNNGGDTRTAASLYDLIAAPQTKAINPVGEWNHARIVSLDGQVEHWLNGEKVLEYDRFSEEFKQKIQDSKYKDWEGFGVWESGHLLLQDHGNRVYFKNIKVRELPAS, encoded by the coding sequence ATGAAACTTCAAAACCTATTTTCTTTAACCATAATGGCTGCCGTCCTCTGGTCTTGTGGAGGGAATGAACAGCAAACTGCTGAATCAGAGACAAGTAGTGCAGAAGCCGTCACTGCTGTGAATACCGAATCCGACGGTGACAATACCCTTACTGATGAGGAGAAACAGCAGGGATGGGAATTACTTTTTGATGGTAATTCTACCGATCAGTGGAGAGGAGCACATCAGGATGCGTTCCCTGAAAAAGGCTGGCATGTGGAAGACGGAATGCTGGTGGTAGAGGAAGCTTCCGGGGAAGAATCCGGTAACGGAGGAGATATTGTCACCCAGGATGAATATACTGATTTTGAGTTCAGCCTGGATTTTAAAATCACCGAGGGTGCCAACAGCGGCATCAAATATTATGTCACCGAGCAATATAATTCCGGCAAATCTGCTATCGGACTGGAATACCAGGTGCTGGATGATGAGAAGCATCCTGATGCAAAATTGGGTAATAATGGAGGAGATACCCGTACTGCGGCTTCGCTCTACGACCTGATTGCGGCTCCTCAAACGAAAGCAATTAATCCGGTAGGGGAGTGGAACCATGCCCGCATTGTATCTCTGGACGGACAGGTAGAACACTGGCTCAATGGTGAAAAAGTGTTAGAATACGATCGTTTCAGCGAAGAGTTCAAGCAGAAAATACAGGACAGTAAGTACAAAGACTGGGAAGGTTTTGGTGTATGGGAGAGTGGCCATCTTCTGTTGCAGGACCATGGAAACCGTGTATATTTCAAAAATATCAAGGTAAGAGAATTGCCTGCTTCCTAA
- a CDS encoding enolase C-terminal domain-like protein — protein MQHLNRRTFLQQSATLAGLAPLANTQLFTSLSSGPQKITIREVSSNFEREPLATPYGFKGGYMTNVWQTIARMEDDRGVSKIGLGTQNTLWSDARVFAQHSENGGNALMYAISEYALQLVKGQSFTSPVDLLDDILEEAYAYGKKITHQAELRKTFVLNALVGFDNAAWLLYADANKINNFDELIPEKYRPGMSEHHAHVASVPSFSYATPVSQMQKLAEEGYFFMKIKLGHPGTQEEMLQKDMAKLTEIHQAIGQGKTSHTENGKIPYYFDMNGRYEHKDTLKRMLDHARKIGAYEQIVVVEEPFPEEYKVDVSEFEARLVSDESAHTDKDAEERIEMGYKGIALKPIAKTLSMTFKIAQLAYEKNIPCLCADLTVNPILVDWNKNVAARLPALPGFSGMGAMENNGHQNYRDWKQMMSYLPYPDAEWVHAKEGLFPTGDKFYAQSGGIFKQSEHYMNLFKV, from the coding sequence ATGCAACACCTCAACCGAAGAACATTCTTGCAGCAAAGTGCAACCCTGGCCGGACTTGCCCCTCTGGCAAATACGCAGCTGTTCACTTCCCTCTCCTCCGGTCCTCAAAAAATTACGATACGGGAAGTAAGCTCTAATTTTGAGCGTGAACCCCTGGCCACGCCTTATGGCTTCAAGGGTGGCTATATGACCAATGTATGGCAGACCATTGCCCGTATGGAAGATGACAGAGGGGTAAGTAAGATCGGGTTGGGCACACAGAATACCCTCTGGAGTGATGCCCGTGTATTTGCCCAACATTCGGAAAACGGTGGCAATGCGCTGATGTATGCCATCAGTGAGTATGCTTTGCAATTGGTGAAGGGGCAGAGCTTCACTTCTCCGGTTGATCTGCTGGATGATATTCTGGAGGAAGCTTATGCTTATGGAAAAAAGATCACCCATCAAGCTGAATTACGCAAGACCTTTGTCTTGAATGCGCTGGTTGGTTTTGACAATGCTGCCTGGCTCCTGTACGCTGATGCCAACAAAATCAACAACTTTGATGAACTTATTCCCGAAAAGTACCGTCCAGGCATGTCTGAGCATCACGCCCATGTGGCGAGTGTACCTTCTTTTTCTTATGCTACGCCGGTGTCCCAGATGCAAAAGCTGGCGGAGGAAGGTTATTTCTTTATGAAAATCAAACTGGGACATCCCGGTACTCAGGAAGAGATGCTGCAAAAAGACATGGCCAAGCTGACAGAAATCCATCAGGCCATCGGTCAGGGAAAAACCAGCCATACAGAAAATGGTAAAATCCCTTATTATTTTGACATGAATGGACGCTACGAACATAAGGATACCCTGAAGAGGATGTTAGACCATGCCCGCAAGATTGGCGCTTACGAGCAGATTGTGGTGGTAGAAGAACCTTTTCCCGAAGAGTATAAGGTGGATGTAAGCGAATTTGAAGCACGTCTGGTTTCCGATGAAAGCGCCCATACCGATAAGGATGCTGAAGAAAGAATAGAAATGGGCTATAAAGGCATTGCCCTCAAGCCCATAGCCAAAACGCTGAGCATGACTTTCAAAATCGCTCAACTGGCGTATGAAAAAAATATCCCCTGCCTCTGTGCCGACCTGACAGTCAATCCCATACTGGTAGACTGGAACAAAAATGTGGCGGCCCGGCTGCCAGCGCTACCCGGTTTCAGTGGCATGGGCGCCATGGAAAACAACGGCCATCAAAACTATCGCGACTGGAAACAAATGATGAGTTACCTACCCTATCCTGATGCAGAGTGGGTACATGCCAAAGAGGGTTTGTTTCCTACAGGAGATAAGTTTTATGCACAAAGCGGAGGTATATTTAAACAGTCGGAGCATTATATGAATCTATTTAAGGTCTGA
- a CDS encoding cation:proton antiporter domain-containing protein: protein MEFHHVLLAVSLLIVVSGLLILKIKSMRLTEPIIAMLFGLILGPYLLDFLDMHNLENPERFMELASMLTISMALMATAYRIRDDYLRSYGSTQSVILLLVMPLMWLFSGLIAYLILDISLGLAFLIGAIITPTDPVVASSIVSGKLAQKFLPARIRDTLSFESGANDGLAFPLVLLMLFILGEADTDNILVWVMKVVGWDTLGAMLTGIFLGYIFGKLMHQAHSRQFMNTQSLLSFSIAFGFLVLSLVETLQANGIIAVFAAGYMLKQEISGNEELEEEKIQEMMERIFTIPVFFFFGLFLPIDEWLALGWKIVFFGLFILLFRRLPAFVLLKPLLTKWNHWYDILLMGWFGSSWGSGNFLCHAYIEGNALSAGLGRG from the coding sequence ATGGAATTTCACCACGTATTACTTGCTGTTTCATTACTTATCGTAGTCAGCGGCCTGCTCATTCTCAAAATCAAAAGCATGCGTTTGACAGAACCGATAATCGCCATGCTGTTTGGGTTGATCCTGGGACCTTACCTGCTGGACTTTTTAGACATGCATAATTTGGAAAACCCCGAACGTTTTATGGAACTGGCAAGTATGCTCACCATCAGTATGGCGCTGATGGCTACTGCCTACCGTATCAGGGATGATTACCTCAGAAGTTATGGCAGTACTCAATCTGTCATTTTATTGCTGGTGATGCCTCTCATGTGGCTCTTTTCAGGATTAATTGCTTATCTGATACTGGATATTTCTTTGGGATTGGCATTCCTGATCGGAGCGATCATTACGCCTACCGACCCTGTGGTTGCTTCTTCTATTGTTTCAGGGAAACTGGCCCAAAAGTTTTTGCCTGCCCGAATCAGGGATACCCTTTCTTTTGAATCAGGTGCTAATGATGGCCTGGCTTTTCCACTGGTGCTGCTGATGTTATTCATCTTGGGTGAGGCTGATACTGACAACATTCTAGTGTGGGTGATGAAAGTAGTAGGATGGGACACTTTAGGGGCAATGCTCACTGGAATTTTTCTGGGTTATATATTTGGCAAGCTGATGCATCAGGCGCACAGCAGACAATTCATGAATACCCAATCCTTACTTTCATTCTCTATCGCATTTGGCTTTCTGGTTTTAAGTCTGGTAGAAACTCTCCAAGCAAATGGTATCATTGCGGTATTTGCCGCAGGCTATATGCTGAAACAGGAAATTTCCGGTAATGAAGAATTGGAAGAAGAAAAAATACAGGAGATGATGGAAAGAATATTTACCATCCCTGTTTTTTTCTTTTTTGGTTTATTTCTACCCATAGATGAATGGCTTGCGCTAGGGTGGAAGATCGTATTTTTTGGTTTGTTCATTTTACTATTCAGAAGACTTCCTGCCTTTGTTCTGCTCAAACCGCTTTTAACAAAATGGAATCATTGGTATGATATTCTGCTAATGGGTTGGTTTGGGTCCAGTTGGGGTAGCGGCAATTTTTTATGCCATGCATATATTGAAGGAAACGCCCTATCGGCAGGTTTGGGTCGTGGCTAG
- a CDS encoding Gfo/Idh/MocA family oxidoreductase, producing MIRVALASYGMSGEVFHAPLIAVHPDFQLYKVMERHRQKSKERYPDVLIVKTYEEILQDEKVDVVVVNTPNFLHFDMAKQALEAGKHVVMEKPFTNTGEDADQLIALAKEKGRLLTVFQSRRLDSDFITVQKVINSGLLGYLVEYEAHYDRYRNFIQPNTWKEESGPGSGILFNLGSHMIDQALTLFGLPKSLLAKLGIQREGGKAHDSYHLVLSYEKFQVVLKSSYLVRDEGPRYKVMGNLGTFTKYGLDVQEDDLKAGKLPGGEGWGVEPPSIWGTLDTEINGLHFKGKVESEKGNYMRFYNNLADAIQNKADLLIKAEEAMQVIKLIALAEQSHREKRELAVNF from the coding sequence ATGATTCGTGTAGCCCTTGCTTCCTACGGTATGTCAGGAGAAGTTTTTCATGCTCCCCTGATCGCTGTGCATCCAGATTTTCAGTTGTATAAAGTGATGGAAAGGCATCGTCAAAAATCCAAAGAACGCTATCCTGATGTGTTGATTGTCAAAACCTACGAAGAGATCTTGCAGGATGAAAAGGTAGATGTGGTGGTGGTGAATACACCGAACTTTCTGCACTTTGACATGGCTAAGCAAGCCCTGGAAGCAGGCAAGCATGTGGTGATGGAAAAACCTTTTACCAATACCGGAGAAGATGCCGATCAACTCATTGCCCTGGCAAAAGAAAAAGGCAGACTGCTTACGGTGTTTCAAAGTCGCCGCCTGGATAGTGATTTTATTACCGTACAAAAAGTTATCAACAGTGGTTTACTGGGCTATCTGGTAGAGTATGAAGCGCATTATGATCGTTACCGCAACTTTATCCAACCCAATACCTGGAAGGAAGAAAGCGGCCCTGGCTCCGGCATTCTATTCAACCTCGGCTCTCATATGATTGATCAGGCGCTGACACTTTTTGGCTTGCCCAAAAGCCTGCTGGCCAAGCTAGGCATCCAGAGAGAAGGGGGCAAAGCCCATGACAGTTACCATCTGGTACTGAGCTATGAAAAGTTTCAGGTGGTTCTCAAATCCAGCTATCTGGTCAGGGATGAAGGTCCTCGCTACAAAGTGATGGGTAACCTGGGTACCTTCACCAAATACGGGCTGGATGTGCAAGAAGACGATCTGAAAGCCGGCAAACTTCCCGGAGGAGAAGGCTGGGGTGTAGAACCGCCAAGTATCTGGGGCACTCTGGACACGGAAATAAACGGTCTGCACTTTAAGGGTAAAGTTGAATCGGAGAAAGGAAACTATATGCGTTTTTATAATAACCTGGCCGATGCCATCCAAAATAAAGCAGACTTGCTGATCAAAGCGGAAGAAGCCATGCAGGTGATCAAGCTGATAGCACTCGCGGAGCAAAGCCATCGGGAGAAAAGAGAGTTAGCTGTTAACTTCTAA
- a CDS encoding PAS domain S-box protein: MKQHFLSTIVTNSPLIFFEVDQQGLLLSLNKSWSEHTGYALSESLGKMLSTYLDDESQQKFTQILSNPLSSEEQQIFTAWLNGVGQSVAVEVCLSSDSVGGSFGGYMMKLVRHSHQEYDKLLSHFNESQRISQTGSWVYTMETRQLWWSDECSRLFGLKNGVTFSKTDQIDGLAIEERERINNLVREAIQKKETIDFKYTLQHQDGSKRLMRTVVSTEEDEKGNITSIRGITQDITDSVELKEKLLESESRFRMLAEYSQDVISVFDPNLKLTYITPSVKRMLGYSQEEMMQLRHQDFLTEESFEGVMKMHRSRTSYDQILTGEFEFIRKDGTKFWGGIVSSGMLDEEGKFIGYILTTRDIDEKIKIRQRLEESQHKLQEAQTIARMGSYEFDYINRKAIWSEQMYEILHLPKRFRPEAATLNLLLHPEDKARIEEKFFCLPENGEVNHADFRICLPDGEVIYVTGMNKTYLDREGKPLRAIGIIQNITQRKLAEQRIEKQNAELIKVNKEMDHLIYSSSHDLRSPLASALGLLQIIKLEKDQKKQAAYLELMHKCLIKLDTFTKEILDLFKNARSEPQAENVDLHHIIEEVFEEHQYMEGASLIHFEKKIDVPQRIHADRKRLVNIISNLFSNAIRYHKYNQEKPFVKMEASILDENILKLTISDNGQGISKEHQDKVFDMFYRAHPEKKGSGLGLYLVKETVEKLGGQIMLESDYGKGASFTVIVPLQKPSAS; the protein is encoded by the coding sequence ATGAAGCAGCATTTCCTTTCAACCATTGTCACAAACTCCCCCCTTATTTTTTTTGAAGTAGATCAGCAGGGATTGCTGCTTTCGCTAAATAAAAGCTGGTCGGAGCATACCGGATATGCGCTATCCGAATCTCTTGGAAAAATGTTAAGCACATATCTGGATGATGAAAGTCAGCAGAAATTCACACAAATACTCAGCAATCCGTTGTCATCAGAAGAACAGCAGATTTTTACTGCTTGGCTTAATGGAGTAGGCCAGTCTGTTGCGGTAGAAGTATGCCTCAGCAGTGATAGTGTTGGGGGTAGTTTCGGAGGATATATGATGAAACTTGTTCGCCACAGTCATCAAGAGTATGATAAACTGTTGTCACATTTCAACGAATCTCAACGAATCAGCCAGACCGGAAGCTGGGTATACACTATGGAGACCAGGCAGTTATGGTGGTCTGATGAATGCTCACGTTTGTTTGGTTTGAAAAATGGAGTAACCTTTTCCAAAACAGATCAGATTGATGGTTTAGCCATAGAGGAACGTGAAAGAATTAACAACCTGGTCAGGGAAGCCATTCAGAAAAAAGAAACTATTGACTTTAAATATACGCTTCAGCATCAGGATGGTAGCAAGCGTCTGATGCGCACAGTAGTATCCACAGAAGAAGATGAAAAAGGCAACATTACTTCTATCAGGGGAATTACCCAGGACATTACAGACTCCGTGGAGCTTAAAGAAAAGTTGCTGGAAAGCGAGTCTCGCTTCCGAATGCTGGCTGAGTATTCCCAGGATGTTATTTCTGTCTTTGATCCGAACTTAAAGCTTACCTACATTACCCCTTCAGTAAAAAGGATGCTAGGATATAGCCAGGAAGAAATGATGCAACTTCGTCATCAGGATTTTCTCACTGAAGAATCTTTTGAAGGTGTGATGAAGATGCACCGAAGCAGAACATCTTACGATCAAATATTAACCGGTGAATTTGAGTTTATCCGAAAAGACGGGACAAAATTCTGGGGAGGCATTGTTTCCTCCGGGATGCTGGACGAAGAAGGAAAATTCATAGGCTATATTCTTACTACCCGTGACATTGACGAAAAGATAAAGATTCGCCAGAGGCTGGAAGAAAGTCAGCATAAGCTACAGGAAGCTCAGACCATCGCCCGCATGGGCAGTTATGAGTTTGATTATATCAACAGGAAAGCAATATGGTCTGAGCAAATGTACGAAATCCTGCACCTGCCCAAGCGCTTTAGGCCAGAGGCTGCTACCCTGAATTTGTTGCTTCACCCAGAAGATAAAGCCCGGATAGAAGAAAAATTTTTCTGTCTACCGGAAAATGGTGAAGTGAACCATGCTGATTTTCGTATCTGTCTACCGGATGGAGAAGTCATATATGTGACAGGCATGAACAAAACCTATCTTGACAGAGAAGGAAAACCCTTGCGTGCCATCGGGATCATTCAGAACATTACGCAAAGAAAATTGGCTGAGCAAAGAATTGAAAAGCAGAATGCTGAGCTGATCAAAGTGAACAAAGAGATGGACCACCTTATCTACAGCAGTTCGCATGACCTACGCTCCCCGCTGGCGTCAGCTTTAGGACTGCTGCAAATCATCAAATTAGAAAAAGACCAGAAGAAGCAGGCGGCCTATCTGGAATTGATGCATAAGTGCCTGATCAAGCTGGATACTTTTACCAAAGAAATTCTGGACTTATTCAAAAATGCCCGCTCCGAGCCACAGGCAGAAAATGTTGACCTTCATCATATCATAGAAGAAGTTTTTGAGGAACATCAGTATATGGAAGGGGCCTCTTTAATTCATTTTGAAAAAAAAATAGATGTTCCGCAAAGGATACATGCTGACAGGAAAAGATTGGTCAATATCATTTCCAACCTTTTTTCCAATGCCATCAGATACCACAAATACAATCAGGAGAAACCCTTCGTTAAAATGGAGGCTTCCATTCTGGATGAAAACATTCTTAAACTCACCATTAGCGACAATGGGCAGGGTATATCCAAAGAACATCAGGATAAGGTTTTTGATATGTTTTATCGTGCCCATCCGGAGAAGAAAGGTTCCGGACTGGGCCTTTACCTCGTTAAAGAAACCGTGGAAAAGCTGGGGGGGCAAATTATGCTTGAGTCTGATTATGGCAAAGGAGCAAGCTTTACCGTTATTGTACCCCTCCAAAAACCATCGGCCTCGTAA
- a CDS encoding ROK family protein — MKPLWGIDLGGTKIEGVILKSADNPEVLLRKRIPTEQAQGYAHIISRIKLLIEMMAEESGLSAEKIGIGTPGTVDPLSGLHKNSNTTCLNGNRFHEDLQKALNLPVVMANDANCFALAEARMGVVKQEMPEAKVVFGVIMGTGVGGGIVVNGKVLTGRQGISGEWGHNFLDESGGVAYTGRKGVVETILSGPALESFYYSLTQEKKSLKEIYQLYQLGKDEAAQKTMQRLTHFFGLGISVVINLLDPDAIVLGGGVGNIDLLYTEGVVSARQFVFNNRLDTRFFRPALGDSAGVFGAAILAE, encoded by the coding sequence ATGAAACCATTATGGGGTATTGACCTGGGAGGAACCAAAATTGAAGGAGTGATCCTTAAAAGTGCCGATAATCCTGAAGTATTGCTTCGCAAAAGAATTCCCACCGAACAGGCACAGGGATATGCACACATCATTTCACGTATCAAACTGCTGATTGAGATGATGGCTGAAGAATCCGGTCTGAGCGCTGAAAAAATCGGTATTGGTACACCCGGCACGGTAGACCCACTGAGTGGGCTACACAAAAACAGCAACACCACCTGTCTGAATGGAAATCGTTTTCATGAAGATTTGCAAAAGGCACTCAACTTACCCGTGGTGATGGCCAATGATGCCAATTGTTTTGCCCTGGCAGAAGCCCGCATGGGAGTAGTCAAACAGGAGATGCCGGAGGCGAAGGTAGTATTTGGCGTGATTATGGGCACCGGAGTAGGAGGGGGGATCGTCGTAAATGGCAAGGTGCTGACTGGCAGGCAGGGCATTTCCGGAGAGTGGGGACATAATTTTCTGGATGAATCGGGAGGCGTAGCCTATACAGGAAGAAAGGGAGTGGTTGAAACTATTCTTTCAGGGCCCGCGCTGGAAAGTTTTTACTATTCGTTAACCCAGGAAAAAAAATCGCTGAAAGAAATTTACCAGCTTTACCAACTAGGGAAAGATGAGGCGGCCCAAAAAACCATGCAGCGACTCACGCATTTTTTCGGGTTAGGAATTTCGGTGGTCATTAATTTACTGGACCCTGACGCTATTGTGTTGGGAGGAGGTGTAGGTAATATTGATTTGCTGTATACTGAAGGTGTAGTCTCTGCACGGCAGTTTGTGTTTAATAACCGTTTGGATACCAGGTTCTTTCGCCCTGCTTTAGGCGATAGTGCCGGAGTTTTTGGAGCAGCAATATTGGCAGAATAA
- a CDS encoding sugar porter family MFS transporter, which yields MKKNTYVIAITFIAALGGFLFGFDTAVISGANPFIQKYFQLDSVSLGWAVSSVIVGCIIGAFSAGFTSDLLGRKKVLIVTAVLFTLSAIGTALATNFTFFIFARILGGIGVGAASALSPTYIAEIAPADKRGRLVSINQLTIVIGILVVYFTNLIFAKSFGDESWRWMLGSEALPAILFFILLFFIPESPRWLYKNNQPEKAREVLRKLEGESQVKEELKEIEETLHGQHEKIAFGDLFKGKMSKIMMVGIVLAMLQQLVGINAIIYYAPNIFASAGAGLESALAQTVAIGAVNLSFTFVAINLVDRLGRKPLLLAGSIGMTVSLTFLVFSFMSDTPGGYGVLFSILGYIASFAATHAAVMWVVVSEIFPNKYRGSAMSVSLFLHWSATYLVTQTFPWMLENKGGAFSFGIFAVISALSFFFVWFFVPETKGKSLEQIEKELV from the coding sequence ATGAAAAAGAATACCTATGTGATTGCTATTACGTTCATTGCAGCACTGGGAGGCTTCCTCTTCGGCTTTGATACCGCTGTAATTTCCGGGGCTAACCCCTTTATTCAAAAATATTTTCAATTGGATTCAGTGTCTTTGGGTTGGGCAGTATCCAGTGTAATTGTAGGTTGTATTATCGGTGCTTTTTCTGCGGGATTTACCAGCGATCTATTGGGAAGAAAAAAAGTATTGATTGTTACAGCGGTACTTTTCACTTTATCTGCCATAGGAACGGCATTGGCCACTAATTTTACATTTTTCATATTCGCCCGTATCCTAGGAGGTATTGGTGTAGGAGCAGCTTCTGCACTTTCTCCTACTTACATTGCTGAAATCGCCCCAGCAGACAAACGAGGCAGACTGGTATCTATCAACCAGCTTACCATTGTCATCGGTATTCTGGTAGTATATTTTACCAATTTGATCTTTGCGAAATCTTTTGGAGATGAAAGCTGGCGGTGGATGCTGGGCAGTGAAGCGCTTCCGGCTATCTTATTTTTTATCCTGCTCTTCTTTATACCAGAGAGTCCACGCTGGCTATACAAAAACAATCAGCCGGAAAAAGCAAGAGAGGTGTTGCGTAAACTGGAAGGTGAGAGTCAGGTAAAAGAAGAACTGAAAGAGATAGAAGAAACCCTTCACGGACAGCATGAGAAAATAGCTTTTGGAGATCTCTTTAAAGGCAAAATGAGCAAAATCATGATGGTGGGGATTGTCCTGGCGATGTTGCAACAACTTGTAGGGATCAATGCGATCATCTATTATGCCCCCAACATTTTTGCCAGTGCAGGTGCAGGCCTGGAGTCTGCCCTTGCGCAGACGGTAGCCATCGGTGCAGTGAACCTAAGCTTTACTTTTGTGGCTATCAACCTGGTAGACCGTCTGGGTAGGAAACCCTTATTATTAGCAGGTTCAATCGGGATGACAGTTTCACTTACCTTTCTGGTGTTTTCTTTTATGTCAGATACCCCCGGGGGCTATGGTGTATTGTTCTCTATTCTGGGATATATCGCTTCTTTTGCTGCTACTCATGCCGCTGTGATGTGGGTGGTGGTTTCCGAAATCTTCCCTAACAAATATCGGGGATCGGCTATGTCAGTATCTTTATTCCTACACTGGAGCGCTACATATCTGGTGACGCAGACCTTTCCCTGGATGCTGGAAAACAAAGGGGGAGCCTTCTCCTTCGGTATATTTGCCGTCATCAGTGCATTGAGCTTCTTCTTTGTCTGGTTCTTTGTACCAGAAACCAAAGGAAAATCCCTGGAACAGATTGAAAAGGAATTGGTGTGA